One genomic region from Lycorma delicatula isolate Av1 chromosome 1, ASM4794821v1, whole genome shotgun sequence encodes:
- the LOC142318524 gene encoding uncharacterized protein LOC142318524, whose product MSGIMIRCTDFNLLQSIIDIENFDRLFSYKPAKGARKRGFLWLLLLISIYQEELIDQLRINHGQLRLISASISDSCGIRISSFLLSMINEAILNLYDPAKFPIKSILSMLFYSACDLFMLFVLLTASNRLMEKSKHILTLFSQIPVSKVTQSCQIQIELFMTQTYVKHIQISAKGFFTLDRPLLISVVMTWATYFILCVQLKEEINIVLKQIASFLRITIIPLLPFQF is encoded by the exons ATGTCAGGAATAATGATACGTTGCACAGATTTCAATTTGTTGCAGTCAATAatagatattgaaaattttgatagATTATTTTCCTACAAACCTGCAAAAGGTGCTAGAAAAAGGGGATTTTTATGGTTGTTGTTACTAATTTCgatttat CAGGAAGAATTGATCGATCAGCTAAGAATAAATCACGGACAACTTAGACTGATAAGTGCTAGTATAAGTGACTCATGTGGAATAAGAATTTCTTCATTTCTATTAAGTATGATAAATGAAGCAATACTGAATTTATATGATCCTGCCAAGTTTCcaattaaaagtattttgagTATGTTATTTTACAGTGCATGTGatctttttatgttgtttgttttgCTTACAGCATCTAACAGATTGATGGAAAAg aGCAAACATATATTGACTCTTTTTAGCCAGATTCCTGTAAGCAAAGTCACCCAATCTTGTCAAATTCAG ATTGAACTGTTTATGACTCAAACATATGTGAAACACATTCAGATTTCTGCAAAGGGATTCTTTACTTTAGATAGACCACTTCTGATTtcg GTTGTTATGACATGGGCAACCTACTTCATACTGTGTGtacaattaaaagaagaaataaatatagtacTAAAGCAAATTGCTTCATTCCTAAGAATTACCATCATACCGTTGTTACCTTTTCAATTCTAA